CCGTCACCAAGGAAGGGCCGATGGTCCTCCAGATGTGGCAGGGGTCCTGGATCGCGGCGCTGGTGGTCGGCGTACTGATGTGGGGTCTGATCATCTGGAGCGTGATCTTCCACCGGCGCAAGCGCACCGGTGTGGAGGTCCCCCCGCAGACCCGGTACAACGTGCCCATCGAGGCGCTCTACACCGCGGTCCCCATCATCATCGTTTCGGTGCTCTTCTACTTCGTTGCCCGCGACGAGAGCAAGCTGACCGCCGTCTCCGAGAAGCCGCAGCACTACGTCAACGTGGTCGGCTTCCAGTGGAGCTGGGCGTTCAACTACGAGAACACCGAGACCCCTGACCCGGCCAACAAGGACGCCGCCTACGAGGTCGGCACTCCCAAGGACGCTCCGACGCTCTGGCTGCCGGTCAACGAGACGGTCCAGTTCCGTCTCACCTCGCGTGACGTCATCCACGACTTCTGGCCCGTCAACTTCATGATGAAGATGGACGTCGTGCCGGGCGTGGTGAACAAGTTCGAGGTCACCCCGACCGTCAAGGGCGAGTACATGGGCAAGTGTGCCGAGCTCTGCGGCACCGACCACTCGCGCATGCTGTTCAACGTCAAGGTCGTCGATCGCGCCGACTACGACAAGCACCTGGCCGAGCTTCGCGCCAAGGGCCAGAACGGTGCGGTGCCCTCCGGCCTCATCACCATGGGAAGTGAAGAGAAGTGACCATCCTCAACGAGCCCGCCGCGGCCGGCGGGGGCGCCGAGGCCGTCACGGTCGGGGCGCAGCGGACCCGGAAGCCGGGTTCGACCATCATCAAGTGGCTGACCACCACTGACCACAAGACGATCGGCACCCTGTACCTGGGCACGTCGTTCGCCTTCTTCCTGATCGGTGGCATCCTCGCCCTGGTCATGCGTGCCGAGCTGGCTCGTCCCGGGACCCAGATCCTGTCGAACGAGCAGTTCAACCAGGCGTTCACGATGCACGGCACGATCATGCTGCTGATGTTCGCGACGCCGCTGTTCGCGGGCTTCGCGAACTGGATCATGCCGCTGCAGATCGGCGCCCCGGACGTGGCGTTCCCGCGTCTGAACATGTTCGCGTACTGGCTGTACCTCTTCGGTTCGACCATCGCGGTCTGCGGCTTCCTGACCCCGAACGGCGCCGCCAACTTCGGTTGGTTCGCCTACTCCCCGCTGTCGGACGCGGTGCACTCGCCCGGCGTCGGCGGCGACATGTGGATCATGGGTCTGGCCTTCTCCGGCTTCGGCACGATCCTCGGTGCGGTCAACTTCATCACCACGATCATCTGCATGCGCGCCCCGGGCATGACGATGTTCCGGATGTCGATCTTCGTCTGGAACGTCCTGCTGACCTCGGTGCTGGTCCTGCTGGCCTTCCCGGTCCTGGCCGCCGCGCTGTTCGCCCTGGAGGCCGACCGCAAGTTCGGTGCCCACGTTTTCGACCCGGCCAACGGCGGGGCGATGCTCTGGCAGCACCTGTTCTGGTTCTTCGGCCACCCCGAGGTGTACATCATCGCGCTGCCGTTCTTCGGCATCGTGTCGGAGATCATCCCGGTCTTCAGCCGCAAGCCGATGTTCGGCTACTCCGGTCTGATCGCGGCCACCATCGCGATCGCCGGTCTGTCCGTGACGGTGTGGGCGCACCACATGTACGTCACCGGACAGGTCCTGCTGCCGTTCTTCTCGTTCATGACCTTCCTGATCGCGGTCCCGACCGGTGTGAAGTTCTTCAACTGGGTCGGCACCATGTGGAAGGGCTCGCTGAGCTTCGAGACCCCGATGCTCTGGACGGTCGGCTTCCTGGTCACCTTCCTCTTCGGTGGTCTGACCGGTGTCCTGCTCGCCTCGCCGCCGATCGACTTCCACGTCTCGGACTCGTACTTCGTCGTCGCCCACTTCCACTACGTGGTCTTCGGCACCGTCGTCTTCGCGATGTTCGCCGGCTTCCACTTCTGGTGGCCGAAGATGACCGGCAAGATGCTGGACGAGCGCCTCGGCAAGATCACCTTCTGGACGCTGTTCTTCGGCTTCCACACCACCTTCCTGGTGCAGCACTGGCTCGGCGCGGAGGGCATGCCCCGCCGCTACGCCGACTACCTGGCCTCGGACGGCTTCACCACCCTGAACACCGTCTCGACCATCGGCTCCTTCGTGCTCGGCCTGTCGATCCTGCCGTTCCTCTACAACGTCTGGAAGACCGCCAAGTACGGCGAGAAGGTCACCGTGGACGACCCGTGGGGCTTCGGCCGCTCCCTGGAGTGGGCGACCTCCTGCCCGCCGCCGCGGCACAACTTCCTCACCCTGCCCCGGATCCGCTCCGAATCCCCGGCCTTCGACCTCCACCACCCGGAGATCGCCGCGCTGGACTACCTGGAGAACCACGGTGAGCCGGCCAAGCACCTCGCCGGCGTGACCCCGGCGAAGTACGACGCCCCGAAGCTGGGCAAGGGCAACAAGGAGGGCGACGCCTGATGAAGGAACAGGGAAAGATCTTCCTTGGCCTGTCGGTCTTCGTGCTGGCGATGGCCATCACCTACGGCCTGTGGACCAACAACTCGGGGCCGGGCCTGGAGGCCGCCGGTACCACCGCGCTGTTCCTGGCCTTCGCGCTGTGCGCCTTCATCGGGTACTACCTCGCCTTCACCGCCCGCCGGGTGGACAGCGGCGCGGGTGACAACCCCGAGGCCGAGGTCGCGGACGACGCCGGCGAGCTGGGCTTCTTCGCCCCGCACAGCTGGCAGCCGCTCTCGCTGGCGCTCGGTGGCGCGCTGGCCTTCCTGGGCGTGATCTTCGGCTGGTGGCTGATGTTCTGGGCCGCCCCGATCATCATGATCGGCATCTTCGGATGGGTCTTCGAGTTCTACCGGGGCGAGAACCAGAACCAGTAGGGTTCCCGCTCGCCGACACCAGGGCCGGTCCTCCCGCACGGGGGGACCGGCCCTGGTGCATCTCCTGGGTGACGGCCTCACTCAGCCGGGTGAACGGCGCGTCCCCTGGATGTCGCTCCGCCAGAAGGCGTTCCTACGATCAGATCAATCGTGCGAACCCTCGGAGGCGGTCATGGCCGACAGGCGCGGAATCGCAGGCATCGGCAGCATCTCGCTGGCCCTCGTAGTACTGGCCCCGCTGGCCGCCTGCTCGTCCGGTGACGACGAGTCCGCCGGGCCGCACCGGATCGATGCGGCCCCGCTGGTCCACCTCTCGGCGGACGGCAAGGTCGATCCCTCCCAGCCGGTCACCGTCACCGCGGTGGCGGGCAGCCGGCTCACCGACGTCACCGTGGTCGGCCCGGACGGCCGGGTGGTCGCCGGAACGCTCGCCGACGACCAGCGCAGCTGGCAGACCACCGGCCGGCTGAAGGCCGCCACCGCCTACTCCGTGCGGATCTCCGCCGACGACGGCAAGGGCGGCCGGGGCGACACCACCGCGAGTTTCAGCACCCTCGCCGCCCAGCGCCTGCTCACCGCGAAGCTCGGCCCGGACTCCTCCGGCAGCGGCGTCTACGGGGTGGGCCAGCCGCTCACCGTGCAGCTCTCCGAGGCGGTGAAGGACCCGCAGGCCCGTCAGGAGGTCGAGCGCGACCTGACCGTCAGCTCCCAGCCCGCCGTCACGGGCGCCTGGTACTGGGTGGACGACAAGAACCTGCACTTCCGCCCGGAGGACTACTGGCCGGCCGGGACGACC
The genomic region above belongs to Streptomyces sp. 1331.2 and contains:
- the ctaC gene encoding aa3-type cytochrome oxidase subunit II produces the protein MSPNGSDRSPRRTMRRKLPQALALGLVIATATGCSANDLPRLGLPSPVTKEGPMVLQMWQGSWIAALVVGVLMWGLIIWSVIFHRRKRTGVEVPPQTRYNVPIEALYTAVPIIIVSVLFYFVARDESKLTAVSEKPQHYVNVVGFQWSWAFNYENTETPDPANKDAAYEVGTPKDAPTLWLPVNETVQFRLTSRDVIHDFWPVNFMMKMDVVPGVVNKFEVTPTVKGEYMGKCAELCGTDHSRMLFNVKVVDRADYDKHLAELRAKGQNGAVPSGLITMGSEEK
- the ctaD gene encoding aa3-type cytochrome oxidase subunit I, translating into MTILNEPAAAGGGAEAVTVGAQRTRKPGSTIIKWLTTTDHKTIGTLYLGTSFAFFLIGGILALVMRAELARPGTQILSNEQFNQAFTMHGTIMLLMFATPLFAGFANWIMPLQIGAPDVAFPRLNMFAYWLYLFGSTIAVCGFLTPNGAANFGWFAYSPLSDAVHSPGVGGDMWIMGLAFSGFGTILGAVNFITTIICMRAPGMTMFRMSIFVWNVLLTSVLVLLAFPVLAAALFALEADRKFGAHVFDPANGGAMLWQHLFWFFGHPEVYIIALPFFGIVSEIIPVFSRKPMFGYSGLIAATIAIAGLSVTVWAHHMYVTGQVLLPFFSFMTFLIAVPTGVKFFNWVGTMWKGSLSFETPMLWTVGFLVTFLFGGLTGVLLASPPIDFHVSDSYFVVAHFHYVVFGTVVFAMFAGFHFWWPKMTGKMLDERLGKITFWTLFFGFHTTFLVQHWLGAEGMPRRYADYLASDGFTTLNTVSTIGSFVLGLSILPFLYNVWKTAKYGEKVTVDDPWGFGRSLEWATSCPPPRHNFLTLPRIRSESPAFDLHHPEIAALDYLENHGEPAKHLAGVTPAKYDAPKLGKGNKEGDA
- a CDS encoding cytochrome c oxidase subunit 4, whose translation is MKEQGKIFLGLSVFVLAMAITYGLWTNNSGPGLEAAGTTALFLAFALCAFIGYYLAFTARRVDSGAGDNPEAEVADDAGELGFFAPHSWQPLSLALGGALAFLGVIFGWWLMFWAAPIIMIGIFGWVFEFYRGENQNQ